A window from Vicinamibacteria bacterium encodes these proteins:
- a CDS encoding helix-turn-helix domain-containing protein: MAICAYRFRAYPTPRQQRRLAREFGAARWVYNRGLETIS, encoded by the coding sequence GTGGCGATTTGCGCCTACCGGTTCCGGGCGTACCCGACGCCGCGGCAGCAGCGCCGGCTGGCCCGTGAGTTCGGGGCCGCGCGCTGGGTCTATAACCGTGGCCTGGAAACGATCTCC